From Helicobacter sp. MIT 05-5293, one genomic window encodes:
- the efp gene encoding elongation factor P, whose protein sequence is MAIGMSELKKGLKIEIDGIPYRITEYQHVKPGKGAAFVRAKIKSFLDGKVIEKTFHAGDKCEEPNLQEKTMQFLYNDGENFQFMDTATYEQIALSEDQVGEAAKWIIDGMNVSILFHNEKAISVDVPQVVELVITETPPNFKGDTSSGGKKPATLETGAVVQVPFHVLEGEKIKVNTETGEYLEKVK, encoded by the coding sequence ATGGCAATTGGAATGAGCGAACTCAAAAAAGGACTAAAAATTGAGATTGATGGGATTCCCTATCGTATTACAGAATACCAACATGTGAAGCCGGGCAAAGGGGCAGCTTTTGTGCGTGCTAAAATCAAATCTTTCCTTGATGGCAAGGTGATAGAAAAGACTTTTCACGCAGGTGATAAATGTGAAGAACCTAATTTACAAGAAAAAACAATGCAATTCCTCTATAACGATGGCGAAAATTTCCAATTTATGGATACAGCCACTTATGAGCAAATCGCTTTGAGCGAAGATCAAGTCGGAGAGGCAGCAAAATGGATCATTGACGGAATGAATGTCTCGATTCTCTTTCACAATGAAAAAGCTATTTCTGTTGATGTCCCACAAGTCGTAGAGCTTGTCATCACCGAAACTCCTCCTAACTTCAAAGGCGATACAAGCAGTGGAGGTAAAAAACCTGCCACTTTGGAGACAGGAGCTGTCGTGCAAGTGCCTTTCCATGTCCTCGAAGGTGAAAAAATCAAAGTCAATACAGAAACAGGTGAATATTTAGAAAAAGTCAAGTAA
- a CDS encoding FtsW/RodA/SpoVE family cell cycle protein produces MVDSKLFYTTTFLIGIGIVMSYSLATYVAYLYHYSHFHFLVRQSLSAFIGIILMWGLSKLDADKNFKRIGLLIFLCSMILMIGMHFLPQTFVSTAGGAKRWIRLPMISLAPSELFKIGFVYFLAWSFSRKFAHNVQLSIKDEIKIFIPYLALFFVAVILIAILQNDLGQVILLALTLGVMLLFAGGSLRLLGVIFLGTISTALIAILTSPHRILRIKSWWATAQDSVLALLPNNWAENLRISGLPEPYQIYHATNAISSGGFFGSGLGEGFIKLGFLSDVHTDIILAGIAEELGFVGLFMIVMIYAYLLVRILRIANRTINKTYYLFCVGIALLIGFSLIINAFGVSGITPVKGIAVPFLSYGGSSMIANCIAIGLVLSISKQADMNTP; encoded by the coding sequence ATGGTAGATTCTAAACTTTTTTACACAACGACATTTTTAATTGGAATCGGCATTGTAATGTCGTATTCTCTTGCAACCTATGTCGCTTATTTATACCATTATTCACACTTTCATTTTCTTGTGCGTCAATCCCTTTCTGCTTTCATTGGCATTATCTTAATGTGGGGACTTTCTAAACTTGATGCGGATAAAAACTTTAAGCGCATTGGTTTGCTGATTTTTTTATGCTCAATGATTCTGATGATTGGCATGCACTTTTTACCTCAAACCTTTGTAAGCACCGCTGGTGGTGCTAAACGTTGGATACGACTCCCGATGATTTCTCTTGCGCCCTCTGAACTTTTTAAGATTGGTTTTGTGTATTTTCTTGCTTGGAGTTTTTCACGCAAATTTGCTCACAATGTCCAACTTTCGATTAAAGATGAAATCAAAATCTTTATCCCCTATCTCGCACTCTTTTTTGTCGCTGTAATCTTAATAGCAATTTTGCAAAATGACTTGGGACAAGTAATCTTATTAGCTTTGACATTAGGTGTTATGCTCCTTTTTGCCGGTGGAAGCTTGCGACTGCTCGGGGTGATTTTTTTAGGCACAATCAGCACAGCATTGATTGCGATTCTCACAAGCCCTCACAGAATCTTACGCATCAAATCATGGTGGGCAACAGCACAAGATTCTGTCTTGGCACTCTTACCAAACAATTGGGCAGAGAATCTCCGCATAAGTGGTCTCCCTGAACCCTATCAAATCTACCATGCTACTAATGCTATTTCGAGCGGTGGATTCTTTGGTTCGGGTCTCGGTGAAGGTTTTATCAAACTTGGATTCTTAAGTGATGTCCATACAGATATTATTCTTGCTGGTATTGCCGAAGAATTAGGATTTGTAGGTCTATTTATGATTGTAATGATATATGCTTATCTTCTGGTGCGGATTCTCCGCATAGCCAACCGCACGATAAACAAAACCTACTATCTTTTCTGTGTAGGGATTGCGCTTTTGATTGGATTCTCATTGATTATCAACGCATTTGGTGTATCGGGCATCACGCCTGTAAAAGGCATTGCCGTCCCATTCTTAAGCTATGGAGGAAGCTCAATGATTGCAAATTGTATCGCTATCGGCTTGGTTTTAAGCATTTCCAAACAGGCTGATATGAATACTCCTTAA
- a CDS encoding peptidyl-prolyl cis-trans isomerase: protein MRKLVIGAVLLSSICFVANAKTYATIDGKAITDQDFEIFKQVNPGFNFSKLSPQEQDILINQLIDRQLILKAAKQDKLDTSKEYTDVLNAIKENILVDLWTKKQADTIQVPTMTDAQLRKIYQENEGLFINQEGKARHILVKTESEAKAIIDDLDKAKGRVEARFIELANQKSIDPASQQQKNGGDLGVFQRAQMHPDFSKAAFDLKPGTYTKTPVATPFGYHVIYLERKTEPKIIPYSEAKKTIENEIKMQNIQGAMAQKVQELRQKAKIQITK from the coding sequence ATGAGAAAATTAGTTATTGGGGCTGTGCTTCTTAGCTCAATATGTTTTGTAGCAAATGCCAAAACTTACGCAACCATTGATGGCAAAGCTATTACTGACCAAGATTTTGAAATTTTTAAACAAGTCAATCCGGGCTTCAATTTTAGCAAGCTTTCACCTCAAGAACAAGATATACTAATCAATCAATTAATTGACAGACAGCTTATCCTTAAAGCCGCTAAACAAGACAAACTTGACACATCAAAAGAATACACAGATGTGTTAAATGCTATTAAAGAAAATATCTTGGTGGATTTATGGACAAAAAAACAAGCTGATACTATTCAAGTGCCTACGATGACAGATGCGCAATTGCGAAAAATCTATCAAGAAAACGAAGGATTATTTATCAATCAAGAAGGCAAAGCAAGACATATCCTTGTCAAAACAGAATCTGAAGCCAAAGCCATTATTGATGATCTTGATAAAGCTAAAGGTAGAGTTGAAGCGCGATTTATCGAGCTTGCTAATCAAAAGTCTATTGACCCTGCTTCTCAACAGCAAAAAAATGGTGGGGATCTAGGCGTATTCCAACGAGCACAAATGCACCCTGACTTTTCTAAGGCTGCCTTTGATCTTAAACCCGGCACTTATACTAAAACACCTGTTGCCACACCTTTTGGCTATCATGTCATCTATCTTGAAAGGAAAACCGAACCTAAAATCATTCCTTACAGCGAAGCTAAAAAAACAATAGAAAACGAAATCAAAATGCAAAATATTCAAGGTGCAATGGCACAGAAAGTGCAAGAATTGCGACAAAAAGCAAAGATTCAGATTACTAAATAA
- a CDS encoding AAA family ATPase has translation MNLFEKITNQLRESIDSAASLAIHSQNQEINPAHLYWALLTNHQSILNQALNKLQIDKAPIELQARSEVENLPKSSNVSKENIAIGKELSQALHLAQGEATKNGDSFIAVDTFLNANIKDAIFMRIFKPFLDIHELQKTLSALRGSTKIESQNDDDNLESLAKFGIDLTQKALENTLDPVIGRDDEINAMMQILIRKSKNNPILLGEPGVGKTAVVEGLAQKIVAKSVPTSLQNKKLIALDMSALIAGAKYRGEFEERLKKVVEEVKKAGNIILFIDEIHTIVGAGASEGSMDAANILKPALARGELHTIGATTLKEYRKYFEKDAALTRRFQPINVNEPTINEALSILRGIKPNLEAHHNVNITDSALIAAAKLSSRYITDRFLPDKAIDLIDEGAAELKMQIESEPLELSKIKKLIQTLEVEKEALNMEKNADNENRLKEIDKELANLREERVSLEGKFEQEKNVFTQIAALKSQVDSLQRESELAKRDGDYNKAAEIDYGKIPQIIEQERSLQKQWEEMQKNGTLLKNAVTEETIAGVVSRWTQIPIKKMLQSQKDRILGIESELSQSVVGQDDAIKAISRAIKRNKAGLSDSNRPIGSFLFLGPTGVGKTQCAKSLASFLFDSVKSLVRIDMSEFMEKHSVSRLVGAPPGYVGYEEGGVLTEAVRRKPYSIVLFDEIEKAHPDVFNLLLQVLDDGRLTDNKGVTVDFTNTIIILTSNIASDKIMELSDKNARESAVRESLKAYFKPEFLNRLDDIVIFNPLTMQNIQEIVGIMFESLAKKANERGIHIEIDEAAKAHIAQVGFDSVYGARPLKRALYEEVEDRLAELILSDEVKEGDHVKFVLESGIITPKWK, from the coding sequence ATGAATCTTTTTGAAAAAATAACCAATCAATTACGCGAATCAATCGATAGTGCAGCCTCTTTGGCAATCCATTCACAAAATCAAGAAATTAATCCCGCACATTTATATTGGGCATTATTGACAAATCATCAGAGTATTCTTAATCAAGCTTTGAATAAACTTCAAATTGATAAAGCACCTATTGAGCTTCAGGCACGCAGCGAAGTTGAGAATCTGCCTAAAAGCTCTAATGTTTCAAAGGAAAATATTGCCATTGGTAAGGAGCTTTCTCAAGCTTTGCATCTTGCGCAAGGTGAGGCGACTAAAAATGGAGATAGCTTTATTGCGGTGGATACATTTTTGAATGCGAATATCAAAGATGCAATTTTTATGCGCATTTTTAAACCTTTTTTGGACATACATGAATTACAAAAGACGCTCTCTGCACTTCGAGGTAGCACTAAGATAGAATCTCAAAACGATGATGATAATTTAGAATCTCTTGCAAAGTTTGGGATTGATTTGACACAAAAAGCTCTTGAAAATACACTTGATCCTGTCATAGGGCGAGATGATGAGATTAATGCAATGATGCAGATTCTCATACGCAAAAGCAAGAACAATCCGATTCTTTTAGGTGAGCCGGGTGTCGGTAAAACAGCTGTGGTAGAGGGATTAGCACAAAAAATTGTCGCTAAGTCCGTGCCTACGAGTTTGCAAAATAAAAAATTGATAGCCCTTGATATGAGCGCATTGATTGCGGGGGCAAAATATCGGGGAGAGTTTGAGGAGCGATTAAAAAAGGTAGTCGAGGAAGTCAAAAAAGCAGGAAATATCATTTTGTTTATTGATGAGATACATACGATTGTCGGTGCAGGTGCGAGTGAGGGGAGTATGGACGCAGCAAATATTTTAAAACCTGCTCTTGCAAGAGGTGAGTTACACACAATTGGTGCAACCACGCTCAAAGAATATCGCAAGTATTTTGAAAAAGATGCTGCCCTTACGAGACGTTTTCAGCCTATCAATGTGAATGAACCAACCATTAATGAGGCTTTGTCGATTTTGCGTGGCATAAAGCCTAATCTTGAAGCGCATCATAATGTCAATATTACAGATTCTGCTTTGATAGCTGCAGCAAAACTTTCTAGCCGTTATATCACTGATAGGTTTTTACCCGACAAGGCGATTGATTTGATTGATGAGGGTGCGGCGGAGTTGAAAATGCAAATAGAATCTGAACCTTTAGAGCTAAGCAAAATTAAAAAATTGATTCAGACTTTGGAAGTCGAGAAAGAAGCTCTCAATATGGAAAAAAATGCGGACAATGAGAATCGACTCAAAGAAATTGATAAAGAATTGGCAAATTTGCGTGAAGAGAGAGTGAGCTTAGAGGGAAAATTTGAGCAGGAAAAAAATGTTTTTACACAGATTGCGGCATTAAAAAGTCAAGTGGATTCTTTGCAAAGAGAATCTGAACTTGCTAAACGCGATGGTGATTATAATAAGGCTGCTGAAATTGATTATGGCAAGATTCCACAGATTATCGAACAAGAACGTAGTTTGCAAAAACAATGGGAAGAGATGCAGAAAAATGGCACTTTACTCAAGAATGCAGTTACTGAAGAGACAATTGCAGGAGTGGTGAGTCGTTGGACGCAGATTCCGATTAAGAAAATGCTCCAAAGTCAAAAGGATAGAATCTTGGGTATCGAATCTGAATTATCCCAAAGTGTAGTAGGGCAAGATGATGCGATAAAAGCGATTTCTCGTGCGATCAAGCGCAATAAGGCGGGATTAAGTGATAGCAATAGACCCATTGGGAGTTTTTTATTTTTAGGACCCACAGGTGTAGGTAAGACACAATGTGCAAAATCTCTTGCATCATTTCTTTTTGATAGCGTTAAATCTTTAGTGCGTATTGATATGAGTGAATTTATGGAGAAGCATTCTGTAAGTCGGCTTGTAGGCGCACCTCCCGGATATGTTGGATACGAAGAAGGCGGTGTGCTTACAGAAGCTGTGAGGCGCAAACCTTATAGTATTGTGCTTTTTGATGAAATCGAAAAGGCTCACCCTGATGTTTTTAATCTTTTATTGCAAGTCTTGGACGATGGGCGTTTAACGGATAATAAGGGCGTAACGGTAGATTTTACTAATACGATTATTATTTTAACAAGCAATATTGCAAGTGATAAAATTATGGAATTGAGCGATAAAAATGCGCGAGAGAGTGCGGTTAGAGAATCTCTCAAAGCGTATTTTAAACCAGAATTCTTGAATCGTCTTGATGATATTGTGATTTTTAATCCGCTCACTATGCAAAATATTCAAGAAATCGTGGGGATTATGTTTGAATCACTGGCTAAAAAAGCAAATGAGCGAGGCATACATATAGAGATTGATGAAGCAGCTAAGGCACATATTGCTCAAGTAGGATTTGATAGTGTTTATGGAGCAAGACCTCTTAAAAGAGCTTTGTATGAAGAGGTAGAGGATCGATTGGCAGAATTGATACTTAGTGATGAAGTCAAAGAGGGTGATCATGTGAAATTTGTATTAGAATCTGGGATAATCACGCCAAAATGGAAGTAG
- a CDS encoding outer membrane family protein, whose translation MRKIIFGSCVLGLMSNAWGFDYQLNGMAESFGKFGFNSGSYRPSTNDSDGKYPTDSYASLFGSLGIDLSLTKGLSAALGGSLNGLIYDSTPSQGGEALGVGYVGNYLGFYGDKSLTSRNYIIHNAYLAYESTHFGIQAGRYEVNDLDWFSEFNQGASLYFKFWDIKAWGFFSSARAMVSSSWFWDFTQFSVGGKVLGAGGIELNRNGLLLSLYTYAAPDRYTAPGFKIGFDSNPSFEGKGFRSQTTLIGLFPINAQNPTGRDGEIIKQDILYGIDFSKDSSKYTQTLFVKQRFDIDEYHFGAMVYKNWGNANAWIGSYGDPFGGVDIWTASAYDKGASLSDMIGRNALSGMLFVGGVHGGFEWGILGRLTTSPRSDEQSIALTLTQRIMESLSVSIKLEYFSDTTKAGYTIGTDSIPLAKNNVSDRSHVMTWITHQF comes from the coding sequence ATGAGAAAAATCATCTTTGGAAGTTGTGTTTTGGGTTTGATGTCAAATGCTTGGGGGTTTGATTATCAGCTCAATGGTATGGCTGAAAGTTTTGGAAAATTTGGATTTAATAGTGGCTCATATCGTCCTAGCACCAATGATTCTGATGGAAAATATCCTACCGATAGTTACGCGTCATTGTTTGGATCTTTGGGGATTGACTTATCACTTACGAAAGGATTAAGTGCTGCACTAGGAGGCTCGCTTAATGGGCTTATTTATGATAGCACTCCTTCACAAGGTGGAGAAGCTTTAGGGGTAGGATATGTAGGAAATTACTTAGGTTTTTATGGCGATAAGTCTCTCACTTCTCGCAATTATATTATTCACAATGCGTATCTTGCGTATGAAAGCACACATTTTGGGATTCAGGCTGGACGTTATGAAGTCAATGATTTAGATTGGTTTAGTGAATTTAATCAAGGAGCAAGTCTTTATTTTAAATTTTGGGACATAAAAGCTTGGGGATTCTTTTCTAGTGCTAGAGCAATGGTTTCAAGTTCTTGGTTTTGGGATTTTACACAATTTTCTGTCGGCGGTAAAGTCCTCGGTGCTGGAGGCATTGAGCTAAATCGTAATGGTTTGTTATTGTCTCTTTATACTTATGCTGCCCCGGATCGCTATACTGCTCCGGGTTTTAAGATTGGCTTTGATAGCAATCCTTCTTTTGAGGGTAAAGGTTTTCGGTCTCAAACAACTCTTATCGGGCTTTTCCCTATTAATGCACAAAATCCAACTGGACGAGATGGCGAAATAATAAAACAAGATATTCTTTATGGGATTGATTTTTCTAAAGATAGTTCTAAATACACGCAGACACTTTTTGTCAAACAACGTTTTGATATTGATGAATATCATTTTGGGGCGATGGTGTATAAAAATTGGGGCAATGCAAATGCGTGGATTGGCTCTTATGGCGACCCTTTTGGAGGAGTTGATATTTGGACAGCAAGTGCTTATGACAAAGGTGCATCTTTAAGTGATATGATTGGGCGCAATGCCTTGAGCGGAATGCTTTTTGTGGGTGGAGTGCATGGTGGCTTTGAATGGGGTATTTTAGGGAGATTGACAACAAGCCCTCGCAGTGATGAGCAAAGTATTGCTTTGACACTTACGCAACGCATTATGGAGAGCTTAAGTGTGAGTATCAAGCTAGAATATTTTAGTGATACGACTAAAGCAGGTTATACGATTGGCACAGATTCAATACCCCTTGCCAAAAATAATGTGAGCGATCGTAGTCATGTTATGACATGGATTACACATCAGTTTTAG
- a CDS encoding DUF308 domain-containing protein, with protein sequence MNKTTSILWLAFSIALIVLGIVCMVNPSDTMIWLTYFVGFIMLFSGIGGIAYYFQTHFTMMLVDGILSTLFGLILLFGNSQIAENFIPYFIALWLILKGILWLIHSFRIKNFVQSSSILGIIIISGIYIILGVIFLIFPQILATLISFALGTTLIISGGVGIYFWNSFRNDFRNS encoded by the coding sequence ATGAATAAAACGACTTCAATCTTATGGCTTGCTTTTAGTATTGCTTTAATTGTTTTGGGTATTGTGTGTATGGTCAATCCCTCTGATACAATGATTTGGCTTACTTACTTTGTTGGCTTTATTATGCTTTTTAGTGGCATTGGGGGGATAGCGTATTATTTTCAGACACATTTTACAATGATGCTTGTTGATGGAATCTTATCAACACTTTTTGGGCTTATTTTGCTTTTTGGCAATAGTCAAATCGCTGAAAACTTTATCCCTTATTTCATCGCTTTATGGCTTATCCTCAAGGGTATCTTATGGCTCATTCATAGTTTCAGAATCAAAAATTTTGTGCAAAGCTCATCAATACTAGGCATTATCATCATCAGCGGAATCTATATCATTCTAGGTGTTATTTTTCTCATCTTCCCTCAAATCCTTGCTACATTGATTAGTTTTGCCTTAGGCACGACACTAATCATCTCTGGAGGTGTAGGTATTTATTTTTGGAATAGTTTCAGAAATGACTTTAGGAATTCTTAA
- the moeB gene encoding molybdopterin-synthase adenylyltransferase MoeB, protein MYSFTQEQLKRYARHFSLREIGYKGQEKILKAKVLIIGAGGLGAPIALYLAAAGVGEIGIVDHDKVDLSNLQRQIIHTTNEIDTPKVLSAQTAMSALNPHITINTYPVMLNIHNVLEIMRPYDVIVDGTDNFATKFLINDACILLDKPYSHGGILRFNGQTMSIKPHQSACYACVFDTPPPPNSVPNCASAGVLGSIAGMLGTIQATEILKIITNVGTPLYNQLLTFDAKTMDFRKIKLAKNPQCRVCGENGIQTLQEYDLPNCSIPS, encoded by the coding sequence ATGTATTCTTTCACTCAAGAACAGCTTAAGCGTTACGCTCGGCATTTTAGCCTTAGAGAAATTGGCTACAAAGGGCAAGAAAAAATACTCAAAGCTAAAGTTTTGATTATTGGCGCGGGAGGATTGGGCGCACCAATTGCACTTTATCTTGCTGCAGCAGGTGTCGGTGAAATAGGAATTGTCGATCACGATAAAGTCGATTTGAGTAATCTCCAACGTCAAATTATCCATACTACAAATGAAATTGATACACCCAAAGTCCTATCCGCTCAAACTGCGATGTCTGCTCTCAATCCTCACATCACAATCAACACCTATCCTGTGATGCTTAATATTCATAATGTCTTAGAGATTATGCGACCTTATGATGTGATTGTTGATGGCACAGATAATTTTGCAACCAAATTCCTCATTAACGATGCTTGTATTTTGCTTGACAAACCCTACTCTCATGGGGGGATTTTACGATTTAATGGACAAACGATGAGTATCAAACCACATCAAAGTGCTTGTTATGCGTGTGTATTTGACACACCACCTCCACCAAATAGTGTGCCTAACTGCGCAAGTGCAGGAGTTTTAGGCTCAATCGCTGGTATGCTTGGCACAATTCAAGCAACGGAAATTCTCAAAATCATCACCAATGTAGGCACACCTCTTTACAATCAACTTTTGACCTTTGATGCCAAAACAATGGATTTCCGCAAAATCAAACTTGCTAAGAATCCTCAATGTCGCGTATGTGGAGAAAACGGAATCCAAACTTTACAAGAATATGATTTGCCCAACTGCTCTATCCCTTCATAA
- a CDS encoding uroporphyrinogen-III synthase, protein MREIILVGTRQNERVKSLIVNQIQFLPIQCDLSNITSLIFTSRYAILSLIDSVKENPSLQNWYKLPSYVIGAGSAKILKEHHANIALIGSDAHGASFAKEIIPLLQGQTPLYVRAKNIISQLDEQLLHAHIHLQQVIAYDNQPKTLDPSLKPKSNDILIFTSPSAYKSFVMNFGWEGNYIAIAIGMTTFNSFDNGIQAFVSPTQSIDGCIDFANDLVQKLP, encoded by the coding sequence ATGCGTGAGATTATCCTTGTAGGGACGCGTCAAAACGAAAGAGTAAAGAGTCTTATCGTCAATCAGATTCAGTTTTTGCCTATCCAATGTGATTTAAGCAATATCACTTCACTTATTTTTACTTCACGATATGCTATTTTGTCTTTGATTGATTCTGTAAAAGAGAATCCTTCTTTGCAGAATTGGTATAAACTCCCTAGTTATGTTATTGGAGCAGGCAGTGCAAAAATCCTAAAAGAACACCATGCAAATATTGCCCTTATCGGAAGCGATGCTCATGGGGCAAGCTTTGCTAAAGAAATCATACCCTTACTACAAGGGCAAACTCCTCTCTATGTGCGAGCAAAAAATATTATTTCTCAACTTGATGAGCAATTACTCCATGCTCATATCCATCTCCAACAAGTTATTGCCTATGACAACCAACCTAAAACTCTTGATCCGTCTTTAAAACCAAAATCCAATGATATTTTGATATTTACTTCGCCAAGTGCCTATAAATCTTTTGTGATGAATTTTGGTTGGGAAGGTAATTATATTGCCATTGCAATCGGTATGACGACATTTAATAGCTTTGATAATGGGATTCAAGCATTTGTCAGCCCTACACAAAGCATTGATGGGTGTATTGATTTTGCTAATGATCTTGTCCAAAAGCTTCCTTAG
- a CDS encoding class II fructose-bisphosphate aldolase, whose translation MLVSGSEILLKAHKENYGVGAFNFVNFEMLNAIFCAANEANSPIIVQASEGAIKYMGIDMAVGMVKILSKRYPHIPVALNLDHGTSFESCQKAVEAGFTSVMIDASHHPFEENLQLTQKVVEMAHAKGVSVEAELGRLMGIEDNISVSEKDAVLINPDEAEEFVSKTKVDYLAPAIGTSHGAFKFKGEPKLDFERLQEVKRRTNIPLVLHGASSIPEYVREAFLATGGDLKGSKGVPFDFLKEAIKGGINKINIDTDLRIAFIAEVRRVANEDPTQFDLRKFFAPAMESITKVMVERMNILGSANKI comes from the coding sequence ATGCTTGTTTCAGGTAGTGAGATTCTACTCAAGGCGCATAAAGAAAATTATGGCGTGGGGGCGTTTAATTTTGTCAATTTTGAAATGCTCAATGCAATTTTTTGTGCAGCCAATGAGGCAAATTCACCTATTATCGTCCAAGCAAGTGAGGGGGCAATCAAATATATGGGGATAGATATGGCAGTAGGAATGGTCAAGATTCTATCCAAACGCTATCCGCATATCCCCGTAGCTCTAAACCTTGATCATGGCACAAGTTTTGAGTCATGTCAAAAAGCTGTGGAAGCAGGATTCACATCAGTGATGATTGATGCTTCTCATCACCCTTTTGAAGAGAATCTACAATTAACCCAAAAAGTCGTAGAAATGGCACATGCCAAAGGTGTAAGTGTGGAGGCAGAATTAGGGCGATTAATGGGTATTGAGGACAACATCTCTGTATCCGAAAAAGATGCAGTATTGATTAATCCCGATGAAGCCGAAGAATTTGTATCAAAAACCAAAGTAGATTATCTTGCTCCAGCTATTGGCACAAGCCATGGGGCTTTTAAATTTAAGGGTGAGCCAAAACTTGACTTTGAACGATTGCAAGAAGTCAAAAGACGCACAAATATCCCTCTTGTTTTGCATGGAGCAAGCTCTATACCAGAGTATGTCCGTGAAGCATTCTTAGCTACTGGAGGAGATTTAAAAGGCAGCAAGGGTGTGCCTTTTGATTTCTTGAAAGAAGCTATCAAAGGCGGCATCAATAAAATAAACATCGATACAGATTTACGCATTGCATTTATCGCTGAAGTGCGCCGCGTTGCAAACGAAGATCCGACACAATTTGACCTACGCAAGTTTTTTGCACCTGCTATGGAATCAATCACTAAAGTCATGGTAGAGCGTATGAATATACTTGGTAGCGCAAATAAAATTTAA